Genomic segment of Niveibacterium microcysteis:
GCTGTTGCTGCGCCTCTGCCTCAACTGCCTTTAGGCTCAGGCGAATCTTGCCCTTGTCGTCGGTCTCGATGACCTTGACGCGGATGACTTGGCCTTCCTTGAGGTAGTCGGAGACGTTCTCAACGCGCTTATTCGCAATCTGAGAGACGTGCAGCAAGCCGTCGCGGCCCGGCATGATGTTGACGATTGCGCCGAACTCAAGAATCTTGAGCACCGGGCCTTCGTAGATCTTGCCGATTCGACGTCAGCCGCAATCGCTTCGATCCGGCTCTTGGCGAGTTCCGCCTTGGCGCCATCCACCGAAGCGATGGTCACGGTGCCATCATCCTGGATGTCGATCACGGTGCCGGTTTCTTCGGTCAGCGCACGAATAACCGCGCCACCCTTGCCGATCACGTCGCGGATCTTCTCCGATTGATCTTGATGGTCAGCAGACGCGGCGCGAACTCGGACAACTCGGTCCGGTGCCCGCCATGGCCTGCTTCATCAGCTCCAGAATGTGCATGCGGCCTTCGCGCGCCTGCTCCAGCGCCTTCTTCATGATGGCCGGGTTGATCGAGTCGATCTTGAGGTCCATCTGCAGAGCGGTAACACCGTTTTCGGTACCGGCAACCTTGAAGTCCATGTGCCGAGTGATCTTCATCACCCAGGATGTCAGTCAGCACCGCAAAACGGTTGCCGTCCTTGATCAGGCCCATGGCGATGCCTGCCACGTGATTCTTGAGCGGGACACCGGCATCCATCATCGCGAGCGACCCACCACACACCGAAGCCATCGAGGACGAGCCGTTCGATTCGGTGATCTCAGAGACCACGCGCATCGTGTAGCTGAACTCGTTGTCCGGCGGCAGGGCTGCAACCAGGGCGCGCTTGGCAAGACGGCCATGGCGATCTCACGGCGCTTCGGCGCGCCGACACGGCCGGTTTCGCCGGTCGCAAAGGGCGGGAAGTTGTAGTGGAGCATGAAGCGCTCCTTGTACTCACCGGCGATGGCATCGATGATTTGCTCATCGCGGCCAGTACCGAGGGTCGCAACGACCAGCGCCTGAGTCTCGCCACGGGTGAACAGGCCGAGCCGTGGGTGCGCGGCAGCACGCCAGTACGGATCGTGATCGGGCGCACCGTGCGGGTGTCGCGACCGTCGATGCGCGGCTCGCCATTCAGGATACGGTTGCGGACGATCCGCGACTCCAGGCCGAACAACAGATCCTTGATCTGCGCATCGGTCGGCGCACCGTCTTCACCGGTTGCGAGCGCAGCGATGGTCGCGGCGGTCACTTCCTTGATACGGTCGCTGCGCTGCTGCTTGACCGTCAGGCCGAAGGCTTCGTTCAGACCAGCCAGCGCGAGCTCTTCAACCCTTGGCCGCGAGCGGCCTCATTCTTGGCCGGCGGCTGCCAGTCCCATTCCGGCTTGCCCGCTTCATCAGCCAGTTCGTTGATCGCGTTGATCAGGTCTGCATCTGCTGATGGCCAAAAACGACGGCGCCGAGCATCACGTCTTCCGGCAGCTCGTTTGCTTCCGATTCGACATCATCACGCCAACTTCGGTTACCGGCCACCACCAAGTTCATCTGGCTGGTCTTCAGTTCGGTAACGGTCGGGTTCAGGATGTATTCGCCATTCGCGTAGCCGACGCGGCAGCGCCGATCGGGCCTTGGAACGGAACACCGGACAGCGCAAGTGCGGCCGAAGCGCCGATCATCGCGGGGATGTCGCATCGACTTCCGGGTTCTGCGACAGCACGGTCACCACAACCTGGATTTCATTATAGAAACCATCCGGGAACAGCGGACGGATCGGGCGATCGATGAGGCGCGAGGTCAGCGTCTCTTTTTCGGTCGGGCGACCTTCGCGCTTGAAGAACCCGCCGGGGATACGGCCGCGGCGTAGAACTTCTCCATGTAGTCGACCGTCAGCGGGAAGAAATCCTGACCCGGCTTCGGGTTCTTGGCGGCGACGACGGTGGCGAGAAAACGGTATCTTCAACAGAGACGACGACGGCACCGTGTGCTTGACGGCGATCTCGCCGGTCCTCCATGGTGACCGTCTGGGAGCCGTACGTGAAGGTCTTCTTGGTCGGAGTAGGCAGCAGGGAAATCCTTTCAGTCTGCCCGTCGCGGAGCAACGCCTGCGGCGAATGCCGCGCGTCTGCGCAACGGAGCTTCAAATGGAACAATGCCGGCGTGGCCCGTAGGGCTCGCCGGCATTGCGATATCAGCCGAACCGCGGGAGTTGCGTCGTGATCACGGCTGACAGCCGTCGATTACTTACGCAGGCCCAGGCGTTCGATAACGCTGCGGTAGCGGTCGACTTCCTTGCGCTTCAGGTAGTCCAGCAGCTTACGACGCTGGCTGACAAGCGCGAGCAGGCCGCGACGGGAGTGGTGATCCTTGGTGTGTTCCTTGAAATGACCGGTCAGGTCATTGATGCGGGCGGTCAGCAGTGCGATCTGCACTTCCGGCGACCCGGTGTCACCCTTGGCGCGCTGGAAATCAGCAACGATCTGCGCCTTTTGTTCGGTAGCAATAGCCATCTCTTCTAATCCAGTTGTCTGTGTCTTCAGTCGAGCCGCGCATTATAGCGGCGAATTTTCTGTTGCATCAAGCACCTGCGACGCTCGCAATGAGCCTGCGAGGTGCCAGCCGACCGTCGGGATCCACCCGGCCAAGGCCGAGAAAACGCCCATCGGCAAATACACGGCATTCCACCGCGCCTGGCGGCAGCGGGACAGCGACAGACTGACCGTGCAGAAAACTGCCTGCTGCATCCGGAGCAAGCGGAACAGCAGGCAAATGTGACGCGAGCAGATCGGCCGGACGCAGTGCGTCGGCGCGGGCCTGCTCGCCAGATTCAAGAACTTCGAGCGATACGGCGTGATCGATGACAAACGGACCGATTGCAGTGCGCCGCAAGCCAACGAGATGTGCGCCACAACCGAGCACCTCGCCAATGTCTTCCGCGAGCGTCCGGATGTACGTCCCCTTGCTGCAACACACTTCAAGATCGAACTCATCACCGCACAGCGGACCACATCCGATGCGGTGGATCGTTACGCGGCGCGGCGCCCGCTCAAGCGTCACACCCTCACGCCGCATACTCGTAGAGCGCCTTGCCGTCCGCGCTTGAGCGCCGAGTACATCGGCGGCACCTGATCGATCTCGCCTTCGAATCGAGCAACGACCTCCGCGATCCTGCGCGTCGTCGGTCACCCACCGGTCGTGTGGACGTCACCTCGCCCTCAGCATCGGCCCGTGGTCGTTGTCACGCCGAGCTTCACGCGCGGCAAGGTAGGTCTTGTCCGCATCGAGCAGCATCTGGCTGAACTTGGTGGCTTCACCCAGGCACAACGGCAACAAGCCACTCGCCAGCGGATCGAGCGTGCCAGTATGACCGGCCCTTGGCCGCCCAATAGAGGCGGCGCACGGTCTGCAGGGCGCCGTTCGAACTCCATGCCGGAAGGCTTGTTCGAACAACACGACCCCATCCACTTTCAATCGAGGCGCGCGAGCGGGCCGGTTGCGCACTCATGCGTCCGGCTTCTCCGCCTCGTCGGGCGAGGCACGCGGCTCATCCACATCATCACTGTGTGCGGCGTCGCTACGAACCGCCTCGTCGATCAGCGCGGATAGCTGTGCACCACGCTCGATCGAGCGTCATAAACCCAGTGCAGATCCGGGATCGTGTGAATGCGGATTCGGCGCCCCAGCTCACGGCGCAAAAAGCCGCTCGCACGACGCAGGCCTTGCGCAAGCTCCGGCACGGCACGCTCGCCTTCGATCGTCGTAAAGAATACTTTGGCGTGCGAGTAATCCGGACTCACTTCAACCGACGTCAGCGTGACGAAGCCGACACGGGGATCTTTTACTTCCATGCGGATCAACTCCGCCAATTCACGGCGGATCTGCTCGGCGACACGGTCGCCGCGCGAAAATGTCTTTGCCATACGGCTACTCCTGCCCCATGCAAGGGGCTTCAAACAAAACGGGCCCGTCGCGGGGCCCGTTGGCGCTTCACCGCGACGCGGATCAGAGCGTCCGTGCGATTTCCTGGATTTCGTACACTTCCAGGTGATCGCCTTCCATGATGTCGTTGAAGTTCTTGATCTGCAGGCCGCATTCGAAGCCGAACTTCACTTCCTTCACGTCGTCCTTGAAGCGCTTCAGCGACTCCAGTTCGCCGTCGTGCACCACCACGTTGTTGCGCAGCACGCGGACGCGGGCATGGCGCTTGACGTTGCCGTCCAGCACATAGCAACCGGCCACCGCACCGACCTTCGAGATGCGGAAGACCTGGCGGATCTCCACGGTACCGATGATCTGCTCGCGACGCTCAGGCGCCAACATGCCCGACAGCGCTGCCTTCACGTCATCCACAGCGTCGTAGATGATGTTGTAGTAGCGGATATCAACGTCGAACGCCTCGGCCGTCTTCCGCGCGCCAGCGTCGGCCCGGGTATTGAAGCCGATAACCACCGCTTCGAGGCTTGTGCGAGGTTGATGTCGCTCTCGGTGATGCCACCGACGGCAGCGTGGATGACCTGCACCCGAACTTCATCGGTCGAAAGCTTGGTAAGCGCATGCACCAAGGCTTCCTGCGAACCCTGCACGTCCGCCTTGATGATGAGGGGCAGCGACTTGATTTCGCCTTCCTTCATCTGCTCGAACATGTTCTCCAGCTTCGC
This window contains:
- the rpsO gene encoding 30S ribosomal protein S15, with translation MAIATEQKAQIVADFQRAKGDTGSPEVQIALLTARINDLTGHFKEHTKDHHSRRGLLALVSQRRKLLDYLKRKEVDRYRSVIERLGLRK
- a CDS encoding EF-Tu/IF-2/RF-3 family GTPase produces the protein MKAALSGMLAPERREQIIGTVEIRQVFRISKVGAVAGCYVLDGNVKRHARVRVLRNNVVVHDGELESLKRFKDDVKEVKFGFECGLQIKNFNDIMEGDHLEVYEIQEIARTL